A genomic segment from Thermotoga neapolitana DSM 4359 encodes:
- the yfcE gene encoding phosphodiesterase, which produces MKILVVSDTHGAFSPVEKILKIAGAFDEIWHLGDVLYHGPRNPLPDDYNPKELASLLKKYRIRYIRGNCDADVDVRFLGIPEMPRIGIEYLDDVKILLVHGDQFEYDEGDPTLLAKSHDCGVILFGHTHVPMVEKRGGILLINPGSPALPKSEDGPTFGIIDTERKKFQLRSLEGDLLEEVSLVD; this is translated from the coding sequence TTGAAAATTCTCGTTGTCTCAGACACCCACGGGGCCTTCTCTCCTGTGGAAAAGATCCTGAAAATCGCCGGTGCCTTCGATGAGATATGGCACCTTGGAGACGTTCTCTACCACGGGCCAAGAAATCCTCTGCCGGACGATTACAATCCGAAGGAGCTTGCCTCTCTTTTGAAGAAATACCGCATCAGGTACATCCGTGGAAACTGTGATGCGGACGTGGATGTACGATTTCTGGGGATACCAGAAATGCCACGAATAGGGATAGAGTACCTCGATGATGTGAAGATCCTTCTTGTCCACGGCGACCAGTTCGAGTACGATGAAGGAGATCCTACCTTGCTTGCGAAATCCCATGACTGTGGAGTGATCCTGTTCGGACACACACACGTTCCCATGGTCGAGAAAAGAGGGGGAATACTCCTGATAAACCCTGGATCACCCGCACTGCCCAAATCAGAAGACGGTCCAACATTTGGTATCATCGATACGGAGAGGAAGAAATT
- a CDS encoding ABC transporter permease: MTVKLALVELKRIFKRKMSLITIIITPVLVVLISLFFMQGYNLQSMKLGIYNEDNSIWSSLVMRFIGTILRQENIVKVGEDYEDLLKEGKLNAVIIIPKGFAAELYAKRPTRMVFIPSPVDLHLAAAIYNVLDSVLEDFQGSAFFDPKVLRYIFTSSDYPVPRLALKDSSLRFSDLVSPFIIFFTGILITVSLACVSTFLDREKNLHEMFLVYNLSWWEYALGKIVAYTILGVSVSLAAYVLTRLLTESSMSFVLVFLLVVLNSLLHTSVGFIVSAVSSDKSLANILGVSVIGISLFSSGFAIPISNLPEYLKRIAMATPVFKTMYTLRLYQLERAVDIHSIFYVGVWTAVFLALSIFSGRLVIRRG, encoded by the coding sequence TTGACGGTTAAACTGGCGCTGGTAGAACTGAAGAGAATCTTCAAGAGGAAGATGTCCCTCATAACGATCATCATCACACCGGTGCTGGTGGTGCTGATCTCCCTTTTCTTCATGCAGGGATACAACCTTCAATCTATGAAACTCGGAATATACAACGAAGACAACAGTATCTGGTCTTCCCTCGTCATGAGGTTCATCGGCACCATTCTGAGACAGGAAAACATCGTCAAAGTCGGAGAGGATTACGAAGATCTCCTGAAAGAAGGTAAACTCAACGCCGTTATCATCATACCCAAAGGGTTTGCGGCGGAACTCTATGCCAAGCGGCCGACCCGAATGGTTTTCATACCGAGTCCAGTGGACCTTCATCTGGCCGCCGCCATCTACAACGTCTTGGATTCTGTCCTTGAGGACTTTCAGGGAAGTGCCTTCTTCGATCCAAAGGTTTTGAGGTACATCTTCACCAGTTCGGATTATCCCGTTCCCAGGCTGGCGTTGAAGGATTCCAGCCTCAGATTCTCCGATCTTGTCTCACCGTTCATCATATTCTTCACCGGGATCCTGATAACCGTTTCTCTTGCGTGTGTATCCACCTTTCTGGACAGGGAGAAGAACCTCCATGAGATGTTCCTCGTTTACAACCTTTCCTGGTGGGAGTATGCCCTTGGAAAGATCGTTGCTTACACGATCCTCGGCGTGTCCGTCTCACTGGCAGCGTACGTTCTCACACGACTTCTCACCGAAAGCAGTATGAGCTTTGTTCTTGTTTTCTTGTTGGTTGTTCTCAACTCTCTTCTTCATACTTCAGTTGGATTCATAGTCTCTGCGGTATCCTCTGACAAGAGTCTTGCGAACATTCTGGGAGTTTCCGTGATAGGAATTTCTCTCTTTTCGAGTGGTTTTGCCATTCCCATCAGCAACCTTCCAGAGTATCTGAAACGAATCGCCATGGCCACTCCCGTGTTCAAAACCATGTATACCCTCAGGCTCTACCAGCTGGAGCGCGCTGTGGACATACACTCGATATTCTACGTCGGAGTCTGGACTGCTGTCTTTCTTGCCCTATCGATTTTTTCCGGAAGGCTTGTCATAAGGAGGGGTTGA
- the tmk gene encoding dTMP kinase, with product MLVSFEGIDGCGKSTQANLLVRYLEERKQKVILRREPGGTKIGEKIREILMKEEMTPKAELLLFLASRNLLVEDIKHYLFRGYFVVLDRYVDSSVAYQGFGRGLGKEVVEKLNAFATDGLIPDVTFYIDIDVETALRRKGELNRFEKREFLERVRKGYLLLAEEHPERIVILDGNRTVEEIHRMVVEEIERRWKFDG from the coding sequence ATGCTCGTGAGTTTCGAGGGGATAGACGGATGTGGGAAGAGTACACAGGCGAATCTGCTGGTACGGTACCTGGAGGAGAGGAAACAGAAGGTGATCCTGAGGAGGGAACCGGGGGGAACGAAGATAGGAGAGAAGATCAGAGAGATCCTGATGAAGGAAGAGATGACACCAAAGGCTGAACTTCTTCTGTTTCTTGCTTCGAGGAATCTACTTGTGGAGGACATCAAGCACTACCTTTTCAGAGGGTACTTCGTTGTGCTCGACCGATATGTGGATTCCAGCGTCGCGTACCAGGGATTCGGAAGGGGTCTTGGAAAGGAAGTCGTGGAAAAGTTGAACGCCTTCGCAACGGATGGACTGATACCCGATGTGACCTTCTACATCGACATAGATGTGGAAACGGCCCTCAGGAGAAAGGGAGAACTGAACCGCTTTGAAAAAAGAGAGTTCCTGGAACGGGTGAGAAAGGGTTATCTTCTTCTAGCAGAAGAGCATCCGGAGAGGATCGTGATACTCGATGGAAACAGAACCGTGGAGGAGATACACAGGATGGTGGTGGAAGAGATCGAAAGAAGGTGGAAATTTGACGGTTAA
- the argF gene encoding ornithine carbamoyltransferase: protein MPFNLKGRSLLTLLDFSPEEIRYLLDIAYQVKRESRSRLRTERFRGMTLAMIFEKRSTRTRLAFETAFAEEGGHPIFLSPNDIHLGAKESLEDTARVLGRMVDAIMFRGYRQETVETLAKYSGVPVYNGLTDEFHPTQALADLMTIEENFGRLRGIKVVFMGDTRNNVATSLMIACSKMGMNFVACGPEELKPRPEIYKKCEEIVKETGGSVSFTPDPEEALKDADVVYTDVWASMGEEDREKEKIALLKPYQVNERVMEMTGKPETIFMHCLPAVKGQEVTYEVIEGKQSRVWDEAENRKHTIKAIMIATLL, encoded by the coding sequence ATGCCTTTCAATTTGAAAGGAAGGTCACTTCTGACGCTTCTCGACTTCTCTCCTGAAGAGATCAGATATCTGCTCGATATAGCATATCAGGTGAAAAGGGAAAGTAGATCCAGATTGAGAACGGAAAGGTTCAGGGGTATGACACTCGCCATGATATTCGAAAAGCGCTCCACGAGGACAAGACTTGCCTTCGAAACTGCCTTCGCGGAGGAGGGGGGACATCCCATTTTCCTGTCACCGAACGACATACACCTCGGTGCGAAGGAATCCCTCGAAGACACCGCCCGTGTCCTCGGAAGGATGGTGGACGCCATCATGTTCAGGGGTTACAGACAGGAAACGGTGGAAACGCTGGCGAAGTACTCCGGGGTGCCCGTTTACAATGGACTCACGGACGAGTTCCATCCCACCCAGGCGCTTGCCGATCTGATGACGATAGAAGAGAACTTCGGAAGACTCAGGGGGATAAAGGTTGTCTTCATGGGTGACACCAGAAACAACGTGGCAACATCGCTCATGATCGCCTGCTCGAAGATGGGGATGAACTTTGTGGCCTGTGGACCAGAGGAATTGAAACCAAGGCCGGAGATATATAAAAAGTGTGAAGAGATAGTAAAAGAAACAGGAGGAAGCGTATCGTTCACACCGGACCCGGAAGAAGCCCTGAAAGACGCGGACGTGGTCTACACGGACGTGTGGGCATCCATGGGAGAAGAAGACAGAGAAAAGGAAAAAATCGCTCTCCTGAAACCGTATCAGGTGAACGAAAGGGTCATGGAGATGACTGGGAAACCGGAGACGATCTTCATGCACTGCCTGCCCGCCGTAAAAGGGCAGGAAGTAACCTACGAGGTGATAGAAGGAAAGCAGAGCAGAGTCTGGGACGAAGCGGAGAACAGAAAACACACCATAAAGGCCATCATGATAGCGACCTTACTGTGA
- a CDS encoding adenylosuccinate synthase, which produces MNRVVVGLQWGDEGKGKVVTYLSRYHDIVVRYSGGANAGHTVNYGTFKVVHHLLPSADFTRNVGVAIGNGVLLDPQVFTKELIELKERFPEYSGDIFISENAHVVLPVHKEVDQRVDEVLKIGTTKRGIGPACADRVMRANVRIAELHDEKKARSLLEKNLSLKSLYNLTFDVEEVLDDLLNFYNVIKGFVVSSIQMKRILEEKSALFEGTQGVLLDLDVGTYPYVTSMNCSSSGVSAGMGFPVKIDETIGVFKAYTTRVGEGPFPTELFGEEGEALRKAGHEYGSTTGRPRRCGWLDLPLLNYAIEVAGVDTLVMTKADVLNGFEKVKVCVRYKDGRELLSLRDLDKKEPVYEAFDGWKSLESKEFDRFVNFIEKETGKPIKYISTGEKIEDIVEV; this is translated from the coding sequence ATGAACCGTGTCGTTGTGGGACTTCAGTGGGGAGACGAAGGAAAGGGAAAAGTCGTGACGTACCTTTCCAGGTATCACGACATCGTGGTAAGGTACTCAGGTGGAGCAAACGCCGGTCACACGGTGAATTACGGAACGTTCAAAGTGGTCCACCACCTTCTTCCATCCGCAGACTTCACCAGGAACGTGGGAGTGGCCATAGGAAACGGTGTTCTCCTGGACCCTCAGGTCTTCACGAAGGAACTGATCGAGCTGAAGGAAAGGTTTCCTGAATACTCAGGGGATATTTTCATCTCCGAGAACGCGCACGTGGTTCTTCCTGTGCACAAAGAAGTGGACCAGAGGGTGGACGAGGTTCTGAAGATAGGTACCACAAAAAGAGGAATTGGTCCTGCATGTGCCGACAGGGTCATGAGAGCAAACGTGAGAATCGCCGAACTCCACGATGAAAAAAAGGCCAGATCGCTCCTTGAGAAAAACCTTTCCCTGAAAAGCCTCTACAACCTCACCTTCGATGTTGAAGAGGTACTGGACGACCTTCTGAACTTTTACAACGTCATAAAGGGTTTTGTTGTTTCTTCGATCCAGATGAAGAGAATCCTCGAAGAAAAAAGCGCTCTCTTTGAAGGCACTCAGGGTGTCCTTCTCGATCTTGATGTGGGAACATATCCGTACGTTACGAGCATGAACTGTTCCTCGTCGGGTGTGAGCGCTGGTATGGGTTTCCCGGTGAAGATAGACGAAACGATCGGTGTCTTCAAGGCGTACACGACGAGGGTGGGAGAAGGGCCATTTCCGACGGAACTCTTCGGAGAGGAAGGAGAAGCGCTGAGGAAGGCCGGACACGAATACGGGTCCACCACGGGCCGTCCAAGAAGATGTGGTTGGCTCGATCTTCCGCTCCTCAACTACGCCATAGAGGTGGCCGGTGTTGACACGCTCGTTATGACGAAAGCGGACGTACTGAACGGTTTTGAGAAGGTGAAGGTCTGTGTGAGATACAAAGACGGCAGAGAACTGCTTTCTCTCAGGGACCTGGATAAAAAAGAGCCCGTGTATGAAGCCTTCGATGGATGGAAGTCGCTTGAGAGCAAAGAGTTCGATCGCTTCGTGAACTTCATAGAAAAGGAAACAGGAAAACCGATAAAGTACATATCCACGGGCGAAAAAATAGAGGACATCGTGGAGGTGTAG
- the purB gene encoding adenylosuccinate lyase — protein MWTEEAKYRRWLEVELAVMKAYEELGTIPKGVTERVRNKARIDVELFKKIEERTNHDVVAFVEGIGTMIGEDSRFFHYGLTSSDVLDTANSLALVEAGKILLDALKKLCDVLWNTANRYRYTPTIGRTHGVHAEPTSFGLKVLGWYSEMKRNVLRLERAIEEVSYGKISGAVGNYANVPPEVEERALSYLGLKAEPVSTQVVPRDRHAHYLATLGIIAAGIERIAVEIRHLQRTEVLEVEEPFKEGQRGSSAMPHKKNPITCERLTGLSRMMRAFVEPALENVALWHERDISHSSVERYIFPDATQTLYYMIVTATKVIRDMRVNEEKMKKNLNLTKGLVFSQRVLLKLIEKGLTRKEAYDIVQRNALKTWESEKHFLEHLLEDEEVKKLVAEEELRELFDTSYYLRYVDRIFERFEKE, from the coding sequence CTGTGGACGGAGGAGGCGAAGTACAGAAGGTGGCTGGAAGTGGAACTGGCGGTGATGAAGGCCTACGAGGAACTGGGAACGATTCCGAAAGGCGTGACGGAAAGGGTAAGGAATAAGGCCAGAATAGATGTGGAACTCTTCAAGAAAATAGAGGAGAGGACGAACCACGACGTTGTGGCCTTTGTGGAAGGCATCGGAACGATGATCGGGGAAGATTCCAGGTTTTTCCACTACGGTCTCACCTCCTCGGACGTTCTTGACACCGCCAACTCTCTGGCGCTCGTCGAAGCCGGAAAGATTCTGCTTGACGCTCTGAAAAAACTCTGCGACGTGCTCTGGAATACAGCAAACAGATACAGGTACACCCCCACGATTGGAAGAACGCACGGCGTACACGCAGAACCTACTTCCTTCGGACTGAAGGTGCTCGGCTGGTATTCAGAGATGAAAAGAAACGTTCTTCGACTGGAAAGGGCGATCGAAGAAGTATCCTACGGAAAAATAAGCGGAGCCGTTGGAAACTATGCGAACGTGCCCCCTGAAGTTGAAGAGAGGGCTCTCTCCTACCTCGGGCTCAAGGCAGAGCCCGTTTCGACCCAGGTGGTCCCGCGCGACAGACACGCTCATTATCTTGCCACGCTGGGAATCATAGCAGCCGGAATCGAAAGAATCGCCGTTGAGATAAGACACCTTCAAAGAACGGAAGTACTCGAGGTCGAAGAACCCTTCAAAGAAGGCCAGAGAGGGTCAAGTGCCATGCCTCACAAGAAGAATCCCATCACCTGCGAACGATTGACGGGACTTTCCAGGATGATGCGGGCCTTCGTGGAACCTGCCCTGGAGAACGTTGCTCTCTGGCACGAGAGGGACATTTCCCACTCTTCAGTTGAGAGATACATCTTCCCGGACGCGACCCAAACTCTCTACTACATGATAGTCACTGCAACGAAGGTGATCAGGGACATGAGAGTGAACGAGGAAAAAATGAAAAAGAACCTGAATCTCACGAAAGGGCTCGTGTTTTCCCAGCGGGTTCTTCTGAAACTCATAGAAAAAGGCCTGACGAGAAAGGAAGCGTACGATATCGTTCAGAGAAACGCCCTGAAAACATGGGAATCTGAAAAACACTTCCTCGAACACCTGCTCGAGGACGAAGAGGTAAAAAAACTCGTTGCCGAAGAGGAACTGAGAGAACTCTTCGACACATCCTATTATCTGAGGTACGTGGACAGGATCTTCGAACGTTTCGAAAAGGAGTGA
- the rlmD gene encoding 23S rRNA (uracil(1939)-C(5))-methyltransferase RlmD: MLEHVRIDKMVNGGYGLARLQNGKIVLVEGAYPGEEALIKTFREKKDFAFGKVVSLIKESEDRVKPPCRYFGRCGGCHWMDIRYEKQLLYKKEIVEDLFERMKLDVEVEDVEPSDLVFHYRTKMEFHLQGKRLGLKRRGSDFVIDIRSCEVAPEGTGEILEIVRKAVQVLNIPVYNRLTRKGVLKHVVIRYAFSTDQLMVIFVTKTESFPWGKSLVQAILKDIPKVHSIIHVMNSKDSVVLRGPYRTLYGEGVIVEEFDWEKFQIPPTAFFQSNYSVTSKLIDHVYRELDLQGNEVVLDLYAGIGTFSMRTSYSSARVIAVESSRVAVKAGKANANVNGRRNIEYIESDVLDFLKSYQGRADKVILDPPRSGAGLDVMKEILRLSPERVVYVSCEPSTLVRDVQFLQNEGYSVVRVKPFDMFPQTYHVETVVTLVKGER; this comes from the coding sequence ATGCTGGAGCACGTCAGAATAGACAAAATGGTCAACGGAGGATACGGACTTGCCCGCCTCCAGAATGGAAAGATCGTCCTTGTGGAAGGCGCATATCCTGGAGAAGAGGCATTGATCAAAACGTTCCGAGAAAAGAAGGACTTTGCGTTCGGAAAGGTAGTGTCTCTGATAAAAGAATCGGAGGATCGGGTCAAACCTCCCTGCAGGTACTTTGGTCGTTGTGGTGGCTGTCACTGGATGGACATCAGATACGAAAAACAGCTCCTCTACAAGAAAGAAATCGTTGAAGATCTCTTCGAAAGAATGAAACTGGACGTTGAAGTGGAGGACGTGGAACCGAGTGATCTTGTGTTTCATTACAGAACGAAAATGGAGTTCCATCTTCAGGGAAAAAGGCTCGGTCTGAAACGGCGAGGTTCTGATTTTGTGATAGATATCAGATCCTGTGAGGTTGCTCCGGAGGGGACCGGTGAAATACTGGAGATCGTCAGAAAGGCAGTTCAGGTTCTGAACATACCGGTTTACAATCGCCTGACGAGAAAAGGCGTGCTGAAACATGTTGTCATCAGATACGCTTTCAGCACGGACCAGTTGATGGTCATCTTCGTGACCAAAACGGAGTCCTTCCCATGGGGAAAAAGCCTGGTTCAGGCCATTTTGAAGGATATTCCAAAAGTACACTCAATCATACATGTGATGAATTCGAAGGATTCCGTTGTTTTGAGAGGGCCCTACAGGACCCTCTACGGAGAAGGAGTGATCGTGGAAGAGTTCGACTGGGAAAAATTCCAGATCCCACCTACCGCCTTCTTTCAGAGCAACTATTCGGTCACCTCTAAACTGATAGACCACGTCTACAGGGAACTTGATCTTCAGGGAAACGAAGTGGTGCTAGATCTTTACGCAGGAATTGGAACGTTCTCGATGAGGACATCTTACTCTTCGGCGAGGGTCATCGCCGTTGAGTCAAGCAGAGTGGCGGTGAAGGCGGGAAAGGCCAACGCAAACGTGAACGGTCGAAGGAACATAGAGTACATAGAAAGTGACGTTCTGGATTTCCTGAAATCTTACCAGGGTAGGGCAGATAAGGTGATCCTGGATCCTCCCAGATCGGGAGCAGGGCTTGATGTGATGAAAGAGATTCTGAGACTTTCTCCTGAAAGAGTTGTCTACGTTTCATGTGAACCCTCCACACTGGTGAGGGATGTTCAGTTCCTCCAGAATGAAGGCTACTCCGTTGTACGGGTAAAACCCTTTGACATGTTTCCTCAGACCTACCATGTGGAGACGGTCGTGACGCTGGTGAAGGGGGAACGATGA
- the argS gene encoding arginine--tRNA ligase, producing MVSERVERVVSKQYSTTVDFEIEVPPRKEFGDLSTNVAMKLAKQLKKNPREIAQEIAGLLIEDSVFDRIEVMGPGFINFFLSNEILHEVVKTILEQGEEYGRENVGKGLKIQFEYGSANPTGPFTVGHGRQIVIGDVLSEVFKELGYDVTREMYINDAGKQIKLLAQSLWVRYNEIFGVKMEIPEGGYRGEYLVDIAKELASEIGDRYKNVWNEEVEEFFKNAALDRILSSMKNTLERMGSSFDVYYSEMSLIEDGTVEEVLRILKEKDLVYEKDGALWLRVSKFVEEDDKVLVRSDGTYTYFMTDIAYHYKKYRRGFKRVYDIWGSDHHGHIPRMKAAMKALDIPDDFFNVILHQFVTLKRGGETVRMSTRAGEFITLDELLDEVGKDAARYFFAMVDPNNHMVFDIDLAKAKTMDNPVYYVQYAHARISNLFLNAEKKGVEFEQGKDLDLLGNEEERTLMRNLGMFSSALKEVAKMFAPNRLTNYLQMLSESFHVFYTKHVIVDPENKALSNARLNLALATKIVLKKGLKLLGISAPERM from the coding sequence ATGGTCAGTGAAAGGGTCGAAAGGGTTGTTTCCAAGCAATACAGTACGACCGTGGACTTCGAAATCGAGGTGCCTCCAAGGAAGGAGTTCGGTGATCTTTCCACCAACGTTGCCATGAAACTCGCAAAGCAACTGAAGAAGAATCCACGGGAGATCGCACAGGAGATCGCCGGGTTGCTCATCGAGGACAGTGTGTTCGACAGAATAGAGGTTATGGGACCTGGCTTCATAAACTTCTTTCTCTCGAACGAAATTCTCCATGAAGTCGTGAAAACGATCCTCGAGCAGGGAGAAGAGTACGGAAGAGAGAACGTGGGAAAGGGATTGAAGATACAGTTCGAATATGGAAGCGCAAATCCCACGGGTCCCTTCACGGTGGGACACGGAAGGCAAATCGTGATCGGAGATGTGCTTTCGGAGGTTTTCAAGGAACTCGGCTACGACGTCACAAGAGAGATGTACATAAACGATGCAGGAAAACAGATAAAACTCCTTGCACAGTCGCTCTGGGTAAGGTACAACGAAATTTTCGGAGTGAAGATGGAAATACCGGAGGGTGGTTACCGCGGTGAGTATCTTGTGGATATAGCAAAAGAACTGGCAAGCGAAATAGGAGACAGATACAAAAATGTGTGGAACGAAGAGGTGGAAGAGTTCTTCAAAAATGCCGCACTCGATCGAATCCTTTCCTCCATGAAGAACACACTGGAGAGGATGGGATCGTCGTTCGATGTCTATTACTCCGAGATGAGTCTCATAGAGGATGGCACCGTTGAAGAGGTTCTGAGGATACTGAAGGAAAAAGATCTGGTTTACGAAAAAGACGGTGCTCTGTGGCTCAGGGTATCGAAGTTTGTAGAAGAAGATGACAAGGTGCTTGTGAGAAGCGATGGAACTTACACGTACTTCATGACGGACATCGCCTATCATTACAAAAAGTACAGGAGGGGGTTTAAGAGGGTCTACGACATCTGGGGAAGTGACCATCATGGACACATCCCGCGAATGAAAGCAGCGATGAAAGCACTCGACATACCGGATGATTTCTTCAACGTCATTCTCCATCAGTTCGTCACACTGAAGCGTGGTGGGGAAACCGTCCGCATGTCCACAAGAGCAGGAGAGTTCATCACCCTGGACGAACTTCTGGACGAAGTGGGAAAGGATGCAGCACGTTACTTCTTCGCCATGGTGGACCCGAACAACCACATGGTTTTCGACATCGACCTTGCCAAAGCGAAGACCATGGACAATCCCGTCTACTACGTTCAGTACGCACACGCGAGAATATCGAACCTTTTCCTGAACGCAGAGAAAAAAGGTGTTGAGTTCGAACAGGGAAAGGATCTTGACCTTCTTGGAAACGAAGAAGAGAGGACTCTGATGAGAAACCTCGGTATGTTCAGCAGCGCCTTGAAAGAAGTGGCAAAGATGTTTGCTCCCAACAGACTCACCAACTACCTTCAGATGCTTTCAGAATCTTTCCACGTGTTCTACACAAAGCACGTGATCGTTGACCCTGAAAACAAAGCGCTTTCGAACGCCAGGTTGAATCTCGCACTTGCGACCAAGATCGTTCTGAAAAAGGGCCTGAAACTCCTTGGAATCTCAGCACCAGAAAGGATGTGA
- the hisS gene encoding histidine--tRNA ligase has translation MKYRRIKGTNDVFGEEIWYWRFVEETFREVCESFGMEEIRTPIFEQTELFVRSVGEESDIVQKEMYTFEDKGGRSITLRPEGTAPIVRAFLENSFVNRGFQQRYYYIGPMFRYEKPQSGRLRQFHQVGFEIFGSESPGADLETILAVDNFLKRLGLTKYTIHLNSIGCPECRKNYREALREYYGKHLNDLCDDCKRRYETNILRLLDCKIDHELALNAPKSTDYLCEPCREHYEKLKDYLNEFEIKYVEDHTLVRGLDYYTRTVFEVRHEGLGAQNAIAGGGRYDGLFSDLGGGTVPALGFAGGIERIVLALKAEGIEVPRKNVHYIYVATIGEDAFKEGMKLAMELRKKGLNVDVDIMNRNLSGQLKHADRLGAKYVVIVGDEELEKGVVVLRNLETGDQVEIDKEFAIEYIFEKASKE, from the coding sequence TTGAAATACAGGAGAATAAAAGGAACAAACGATGTCTTCGGGGAGGAGATATGGTACTGGAGGTTCGTGGAGGAGACCTTCAGAGAAGTCTGTGAAAGTTTCGGGATGGAGGAAATCAGAACTCCTATTTTTGAGCAGACGGAGCTCTTCGTGAGAAGCGTTGGAGAAGAGTCGGACATCGTTCAAAAAGAAATGTACACCTTTGAAGACAAGGGTGGCAGAAGCATCACACTGAGGCCGGAAGGAACAGCTCCCATCGTGAGGGCTTTTCTCGAGAACTCTTTCGTGAACAGGGGTTTCCAGCAGAGGTACTACTACATAGGTCCGATGTTTCGTTACGAGAAACCTCAATCCGGCAGGTTGAGGCAGTTCCACCAGGTGGGGTTTGAGATCTTCGGATCTGAGTCTCCCGGAGCAGACCTCGAAACGATCCTGGCGGTCGACAACTTTCTGAAGAGGCTCGGTCTCACAAAGTACACCATTCATCTGAACTCCATAGGGTGTCCGGAGTGCAGGAAAAATTACCGTGAAGCCCTGAGAGAATACTACGGAAAGCATCTGAACGATCTCTGCGACGATTGCAAAAGGCGCTACGAGACAAACATCTTGAGGTTGCTCGATTGCAAAATAGATCATGAACTTGCTCTGAACGCACCGAAGAGTACCGACTACCTCTGCGAACCGTGCAGGGAACATTACGAAAAACTGAAAGACTATCTGAACGAATTCGAAATAAAGTACGTGGAAGATCACACGCTCGTGAGAGGGCTGGACTACTACACAAGAACTGTTTTTGAAGTGAGACACGAGGGGCTCGGCGCACAGAACGCTATAGCTGGCGGTGGTAGGTACGATGGATTGTTCTCCGATCTCGGCGGTGGCACCGTTCCTGCGCTGGGTTTTGCCGGAGGAATAGAGAGAATTGTTCTCGCCCTGAAGGCGGAAGGAATAGAGGTTCCCAGGAAAAACGTTCACTATATCTACGTTGCAACCATAGGTGAGGATGCCTTCAAAGAAGGTATGAAACTCGCCATGGAGTTGAGAAAGAAAGGGTTGAACGTGGATGTGGATATCATGAACAGGAACCTATCAGGACAGTTGAAGCACGCAGACCGACTCGGCGCAAAGTACGTGGTCATAGTTGGAGATGAAGAGTTGGAGAAAGGTGTGGTTGTACTCCGGAACCTTGAAACGGGAGATCAGGTGGAGATAGACAAAGAATTCGCCATCGAATACATCTTCGAAAAGGCTTCAAAAGAATGA